One genomic window of Cystobacter ferrugineus includes the following:
- the treY gene encoding malto-oligosyltrehalose synthase, which produces MRLDGTTVSGGDASQTGIEAVAGAVYSRVREELLARGTPLSTYRVQLHKGFSFEDARRIVPYLVRLGISDIYCSPYLKASPGSTHGYDCVDHKQINPEVGSPAQHEAFCATVREHGLGQVLDVVPNHMGIETFNPLWFDVLENGPSSVYARFFDVDWHPVKDELAGKVLLPVLGDQYGVVLEKGELKLGFRDGAFVIHYYDRLFPVAPRQYGLILARGLGGLEVRLGLTNTHLIELQSILTAIRHLPERTETDRQRILERNREKEVIKRRLAALTAASPEVAAHIAANVEAINGKPGDPRSLDELDAILEGGSYRLAQWRVAGEEINYRRFFDINSLAAIRVEDPEVFAEAHQLIFEWLRKGQVTGLRIDHPDGLYDPTAYFLSLQERYFLERARALFEAEHARQAEQWPEVERRLRERWRAEAGANVDSPLRKALFVAVEKIQGGRERIPDSWAVHGTTGYRFANAVGGIFVQPNAEGMMTDTYHRFIGEAPNFEELVYEKKRLIMRDFMSSELNVLAHRLNRISELNRRTRDFTLNSLRRALMEFIALFPVYRTYVDNERPELDARDVRYIKDTLRHAKARNVTLNVTIFDFLGDVLLRRYPEHLGEHERAEMLAFAMKMQQVTGPVMAKGLEDTVFYVYQRMVALNEVGGEPENFGTSAAIFHERNHERAVHWPASMLTSSTHDTKRSEDVRARLNVLSELPEEWRQRVEHWSSLTRTHRSEMPEGPAPSLNDEYLFYQTVVGAWPMGGSLSGTALEEFRGRIRDYMLKAIKEAKVRTSWTNPDKDYEEGVSRYVEACLDEEKGRAFLADLLAFKRRIERPGQHNALGQLLMKLMSPGVVDTYQGCELWDLSLVDPDNRRPVDYAVRERMLRSLDEEAEKGRQELCTRLVADMTDGRIKLFVLAEGLRLRRRRQDLFRKGGYQALSLTGPRADAAVAFSREHGQSVVIAVAPRYTLSALESGGLAAAYEETSLELPASYASMTFRDVFTGQQVRPGRHGEGAVLPLSPLLVGFPLVLLEKE; this is translated from the coding sequence ATGCGATTGGATGGAACGACGGTGTCGGGGGGCGACGCCTCCCAGACGGGAATCGAGGCGGTGGCGGGCGCGGTGTACTCGCGGGTGCGGGAGGAGCTGCTGGCACGGGGCACGCCGCTGTCCACCTACCGCGTGCAGCTTCACAAGGGCTTCTCCTTCGAGGATGCCCGGCGGATCGTGCCCTACCTGGTCCGCCTGGGCATCTCGGACATCTATTGTTCGCCCTACCTCAAGGCGAGCCCGGGCAGCACGCACGGCTATGACTGCGTGGACCACAAACAGATCAACCCCGAGGTGGGGTCCCCCGCGCAGCACGAGGCCTTCTGCGCCACGGTGCGCGAGCACGGGCTCGGGCAGGTGCTGGACGTGGTGCCCAACCACATGGGCATCGAGACCTTCAATCCCCTGTGGTTCGACGTGCTGGAGAACGGCCCCTCGTCCGTGTACGCGCGCTTCTTCGACGTCGACTGGCACCCGGTGAAGGACGAGCTGGCGGGCAAGGTGCTCTTGCCGGTGCTGGGCGATCAGTACGGGGTGGTGCTCGAGAAGGGCGAGCTGAAGCTGGGCTTCCGCGACGGGGCCTTCGTCATCCACTACTACGACCGGCTCTTCCCCGTGGCCCCCCGGCAGTACGGGCTCATCCTGGCGCGTGGCCTGGGAGGGCTGGAGGTCCGGTTGGGCCTGACGAACACGCACCTCATCGAGCTGCAATCCATCCTCACCGCCATCCGCCACCTGCCCGAGCGCACCGAAACGGATCGCCAGCGGATCCTCGAGCGCAACCGCGAGAAGGAGGTCATCAAGCGGCGGCTCGCCGCCCTGACGGCCGCCAGTCCCGAGGTGGCCGCGCACATCGCCGCCAACGTGGAGGCCATCAATGGCAAGCCCGGCGATCCGCGCTCCTTGGATGAGCTGGACGCCATCCTCGAGGGCGGCAGCTACCGGCTGGCCCAGTGGCGCGTGGCGGGGGAGGAGATCAACTACCGCCGCTTCTTCGACATCAACAGCCTGGCGGCCATCCGGGTGGAGGATCCAGAGGTGTTCGCCGAGGCGCACCAGCTCATCTTCGAGTGGCTGCGCAAGGGGCAGGTGACGGGGCTGCGCATCGATCACCCCGACGGGCTCTACGATCCCACCGCCTACTTCCTCTCGCTCCAGGAGCGCTACTTCCTGGAGCGGGCGCGGGCGCTCTTCGAGGCCGAGCACGCGAGGCAGGCGGAGCAGTGGCCCGAGGTGGAGCGGCGGCTGCGCGAGCGCTGGCGGGCGGAGGCGGGGGCGAACGTGGACTCGCCACTGCGCAAGGCGCTCTTCGTGGCGGTGGAGAAGATCCAGGGGGGGCGCGAGCGCATCCCCGACTCCTGGGCGGTGCATGGCACCACGGGCTACCGCTTCGCCAACGCGGTGGGCGGCATCTTCGTGCAGCCCAACGCCGAGGGGATGATGACGGACACCTACCACCGCTTCATCGGGGAGGCGCCCAACTTCGAGGAGCTCGTCTACGAGAAGAAGCGCCTCATCATGCGCGACTTCATGTCCAGCGAGCTGAACGTGCTCGCCCACCGGCTCAACCGCATCTCGGAGCTGAACCGGCGCACGCGCGACTTCACCCTCAACAGCCTGCGGCGCGCGCTCATGGAGTTCATCGCGCTCTTCCCCGTCTACCGCACCTACGTGGACAACGAGCGGCCGGAGCTGGACGCGCGCGACGTGCGCTACATCAAGGACACCCTGCGCCACGCCAAGGCGCGCAACGTCACGCTCAACGTCACCATCTTCGACTTCCTGGGCGACGTGCTCCTGCGGCGCTACCCCGAGCACCTGGGCGAGCACGAGCGCGCGGAGATGCTCGCCTTCGCCATGAAGATGCAGCAGGTGACGGGTCCGGTGATGGCCAAGGGGCTGGAGGACACCGTCTTCTACGTCTACCAGCGCATGGTCGCGCTCAACGAGGTGGGCGGCGAGCCGGAGAACTTCGGCACCAGCGCCGCCATCTTCCACGAGCGCAACCATGAGCGCGCGGTGCACTGGCCGGCGAGCATGCTCACCAGCAGCACGCACGACACCAAGCGCAGCGAGGACGTGCGCGCGCGCCTCAACGTGCTCTCCGAGCTGCCCGAGGAGTGGCGCCAGCGCGTGGAGCACTGGTCCTCCCTCACGCGCACCCACCGCTCGGAGATGCCCGAGGGGCCCGCCCCGTCCCTCAACGACGAGTACCTCTTCTACCAGACGGTGGTGGGCGCCTGGCCCATGGGCGGCTCGCTCTCCGGCACGGCCCTGGAGGAGTTCCGCGGCCGCATCCGCGACTACATGCTCAAGGCCATCAAGGAGGCCAAGGTCCGCACCTCGTGGACCAACCCGGACAAGGACTACGAGGAGGGCGTGTCGCGCTACGTGGAGGCCTGTCTGGACGAGGAGAAGGGGCGTGCCTTCCTCGCGGACCTGCTCGCCTTCAAGCGCCGCATCGAGCGGCCCGGCCAGCACAACGCGCTCGGGCAGCTCCTCATGAAGCTCATGTCGCCCGGCGTGGTGGACACCTACCAGGGCTGCGAGCTGTGGGATCTGTCGCTGGTGGACCCGGACAACCGCCGCCCGGTGGACTACGCCGTGCGCGAGCGGATGTTGCGCTCGCTCGATGAGGAGGCGGAGAAGGGCCGCCAGGAGCTGTGCACCCGCCTGGTGGCGGACATGACGGACGGCCGCATCAAGCTCTTCGTCCTCGCCGAGGGCCTGCGCCTGCGCCGGCGCCGTCAGGATCTCTTCCGCAAGGGGGGCTACCAGGCGCTCTCCCTGACGGGCCCGCGCGCGGACGCGGCGGTGGCCTTCTCCCGCGAGCACGGGCAGTCGGTCGTCATCGCCGTCGCACCGCGTTACACCCTCTCCGCCCTGGAATCCGGGGGGCTCGCGGCGGCCTATGAAGAAACGTCCCTGGAACTCCCCGCCTCCTATGCGAGCATGACGTTCCGGGATGTC
- a CDS encoding SWIB/MDM2 domain-containing protein translates to MAAKKTTTAAAKKAPAAKKAPAAKKTAAAGKRKPNAAFMKEMTPSPALAEIVGSKALPRTAVVSKIWEYIKKNNLQDAKNKRQINADDKLKPIFGGKKSVTMFELTALVNKNLS, encoded by the coding sequence ATGGCCGCCAAGAAGACCACCACCGCCGCTGCGAAGAAGGCTCCCGCCGCCAAGAAGGCTCCTGCCGCCAAGAAGACGGCCGCCGCTGGGAAGCGCAAGCCCAACGCCGCGTTCATGAAGGAGATGACGCCGTCGCCCGCCCTGGCGGAGATCGTCGGGAGCAAGGCCCTGCCGCGCACCGCCGTCGTCAGCAAGATCTGGGAGTACATCAAGAAGAACAACCTCCAGGATGCGAAGAACAAGCGGCAGATCAACGCCGACGACAAGCTCAAGCCCATCTTCGGCGGCAAGAAGTCCGTCACGATGTTCGAGCTGACGGCGCTGGTGAACAAGAACCTGTCCTGA
- a CDS encoding lactate racemase domain-containing protein — protein sequence MRPLKTLQKLYDEESQVVITEKGSPPRALFSGENFLLEDLPVGTRVIFPRPPLAGVPNVKAAIRWAINHPEGMEPLHALLRPGMRLTCVIDDISVPLPPMATPDVRQSILEVVLELCADSGVDDIHLIIANALHRRMTEGEMRRMVGQKIFDAYYPDRYYNHDAEDPDGITELERSPCGSHVVAVNRRVAESDLTVYVNVNFVPMNGGHKSMGTGLANYASLRAHHNPQTIRGSDSYMEPKKSELYRRNERIGKAIDKHLKVFHIESVLNNRMFGPATDFLHKREEDYTEGDRLKFHAMRYALSKVPRAAARTILNSVPAPYDVTGVFAGATEPTHQKILEKSWQQYVVPVQGQSDIVIFPIPFISPYSVNSILNPLLVQVMGLGYFFNLNRGVPLVKKGGVIILTHPAFDEFDPVQHPSYIEFFNRVLPETRDAVEIEKKYEREFAENPSYVHLYRKGNAYHGVHPLYMWYWGENGRQHAGKVIVAGAENNHVPALLGWDRTDTLTEAIEEARGFMGRSASISLLRIAPTVMVDVK from the coding sequence ATGCGCCCCCTCAAGACGCTCCAGAAGCTCTACGACGAGGAAAGTCAGGTCGTCATCACCGAGAAGGGCAGCCCTCCCCGGGCGCTCTTCAGCGGCGAGAACTTCCTGCTCGAGGACCTGCCCGTGGGCACCCGGGTCATCTTCCCCCGTCCGCCCCTGGCGGGCGTGCCCAACGTGAAGGCCGCCATCCGCTGGGCCATCAACCACCCCGAGGGCATGGAGCCCCTGCACGCGCTCTTGCGCCCGGGCATGCGGCTCACCTGCGTCATCGACGACATCTCCGTGCCGCTGCCGCCCATGGCCACGCCCGACGTGCGCCAGTCCATCCTGGAAGTGGTCCTGGAGCTGTGCGCGGACTCGGGCGTGGACGACATCCACCTCATCATCGCCAACGCCCTGCACCGCCGCATGACGGAGGGCGAGATGCGGCGCATGGTGGGCCAGAAGATCTTCGACGCCTACTACCCGGACCGCTACTACAATCACGACGCCGAGGACCCCGACGGCATCACGGAGCTGGAGCGCAGCCCCTGCGGCTCGCACGTGGTGGCCGTCAACCGGCGCGTGGCCGAGAGCGACCTCACCGTCTACGTCAACGTGAACTTCGTGCCCATGAACGGCGGGCACAAGTCCATGGGCACGGGCCTGGCCAACTACGCGAGCCTGCGCGCGCACCACAACCCGCAGACCATCCGCGGCTCCGACAGCTACATGGAGCCCAAGAAGAGCGAGCTGTACCGGCGCAACGAGCGCATCGGCAAGGCGATCGACAAGCACCTCAAGGTCTTCCACATCGAGTCGGTGCTCAACAACCGCATGTTCGGCCCGGCCACCGACTTCCTCCACAAGCGCGAGGAGGACTACACCGAGGGCGACCGGCTGAAGTTCCACGCCATGCGCTACGCGCTGTCGAAGGTGCCGCGCGCCGCGGCCCGCACGATCCTCAACTCCGTGCCCGCCCCCTACGACGTGACGGGCGTGTTCGCCGGCGCCACCGAGCCCACGCACCAGAAGATTTTGGAGAAGAGCTGGCAGCAGTACGTGGTGCCGGTGCAGGGGCAGAGCGACATCGTCATCTTCCCCATCCCCTTCATCTCGCCCTACAGCGTCAACTCCATCCTCAACCCGCTGCTCGTGCAGGTGATGGGGCTGGGCTACTTCTTCAACCTGAACCGCGGCGTGCCGCTGGTGAAGAAGGGCGGCGTCATCATCCTCACCCACCCGGCCTTCGACGAGTTCGATCCGGTGCAGCACCCCAGCTACATCGAGTTCTTCAACCGCGTGCTGCCCGAGACGCGCGACGCGGTGGAGATCGAGAAGAAGTACGAGCGCGAGTTCGCCGAGAACCCCAGCTACGTGCACCTGTACCGCAAGGGCAACGCCTACCACGGCGTGCACCCGCTCTACATGTGGTACTGGGGCGAGAACGGCCGCCAGCACGCGGGCAAGGTCATCGTCGCGGGCGCGGAGAACAACCACGTCCCGGCGCTGCTCGGCTGGGATCGCACCGACACCCTCACCGAGGCCATCGAGGAGGCGCGCGGCTTCATGGGCCGCTCGGCCAGCATCAGCCTGCTGCGCATCGCCCCCACCGTCATGGTCGACGTGAAATAA
- a CDS encoding HAD-IB family hydrolase — protein sequence MPAKAAFYDVDGTLVKTNVVHVYAYYAMNRGSLLGIAGRTLATAASAPLFAAMDAVNRKKFNEFFYRYYAGLSEDRLISIAEDMFEDVLKPALYEQTRDLIDQARRAGCRIVLVTGALDFSMRPLVRHLGADDLIANKMQFVGGKATGKVIPPIIEGANKANAIRSYCVREGLALDQCHGYSDSSSDYAMLAVVGRPTAVNPDMRLRSIARAYNWPILDLK from the coding sequence ATGCCCGCGAAAGCCGCCTTCTACGATGTCGACGGGACGTTGGTGAAAACCAACGTCGTCCACGTCTACGCCTACTACGCGATGAACCGGGGTTCCCTGCTGGGCATCGCCGGGAGGACGCTGGCCACGGCCGCCAGTGCCCCCCTGTTCGCCGCCATGGACGCGGTGAACCGTAAGAAGTTCAACGAGTTCTTCTACCGCTACTACGCCGGACTGTCCGAGGATCGACTCATCTCCATCGCCGAGGACATGTTCGAGGACGTCCTCAAGCCCGCCCTCTACGAGCAGACGCGTGACCTCATCGACCAGGCGCGCCGGGCCGGCTGCCGCATCGTGCTCGTCACGGGCGCGCTGGACTTCAGCATGAGGCCCCTGGTGCGGCACCTGGGCGCCGACGATCTCATCGCCAACAAGATGCAGTTCGTGGGGGGCAAGGCGACCGGAAAGGTCATCCCTCCCATCATCGAGGGGGCGAACAAGGCCAACGCCATCCGCTCCTATTGTGTCCGCGAGGGCCTGGCGCTCGACCAGTGCCATGGCTACTCCGACAGCTCCTCCGACTACGCCATGCTCGCCGTGGTGGGGCGGCCCACCGCCGTCAACCCGGACATGCGTCTGCGCTCCATCGCCCGGGCCTACAACTGGCCCATCCTGGACCTCAAGTAA
- a CDS encoding NAD-dependent epimerase/dehydratase family protein — translation MSRILVTGANGFLGSALVRALAGRGHRATCLLRPGSDVSGLAGVEYTRAEGDVLHAPGLARAVEGQEVVFHLAGVRRAATREDFLRVNAEGTRLLCEALVAAGHRPRLVLVGSLGASGPSSAERPRVEEDVAYPTDAYGESKAEAERIAFSYADRLPVTVVRPPRIVGPRDRENLLLFRLVARGLKLRLGGGDRPLTLVDVEDVVDLLQVVAERDEALGQTFFVGHPHPFTLERIQDLAAEALGVRPRSVNVPPVVLSTLATLADGVAQLTGRPLPLNRKFARQLLAPAWTCSSAKAERLLGFRATRDPADTIRRSALWYRQHGWL, via the coding sequence ATGAGCCGGATCCTCGTCACTGGAGCGAATGGTTTTCTGGGCTCGGCCCTGGTGCGAGCGCTCGCCGGCCGGGGCCACCGTGCAACATGCCTGTTGCGCCCGGGCAGCGACGTCTCGGGGCTCGCCGGGGTGGAGTACACCCGAGCGGAAGGAGACGTGCTCCACGCTCCGGGACTGGCGCGCGCGGTGGAGGGCCAGGAGGTCGTTTTCCATCTGGCGGGCGTGCGCCGGGCGGCCACCCGGGAGGACTTCCTGCGGGTCAATGCCGAGGGGACCCGGCTGTTGTGCGAGGCCCTGGTGGCCGCGGGGCACCGGCCCCGGCTGGTGCTGGTGGGCTCGCTGGGGGCCTCGGGGCCGAGCAGCGCGGAGCGCCCCCGGGTGGAGGAGGATGTTGCGTACCCCACGGATGCCTATGGAGAGAGCAAGGCCGAGGCGGAGCGTATCGCCTTCTCCTACGCGGACCGGCTGCCGGTGACGGTGGTCCGGCCCCCGCGCATCGTGGGGCCCCGGGACCGGGAGAACCTGCTGCTCTTCCGGCTGGTCGCGCGGGGGCTGAAGCTGCGCCTGGGCGGCGGCGACCGGCCCCTGACCCTGGTGGACGTGGAGGACGTGGTGGACCTGCTCCAGGTGGTGGCCGAGCGGGACGAGGCCCTCGGGCAGACCTTCTTCGTGGGCCACCCCCACCCCTTCACCCTGGAGCGCATCCAGGACCTCGCCGCCGAGGCCCTGGGCGTCCGACCCCGGAGCGTGAACGTGCCCCCCGTCGTCCTGAGCACCCTGGCCACCCTGGCGGATGGGGTGGCGCAACTGACGGGCCGTCCCCTACCCCTCAACCGCAAGTTCGCGCGCCAACTGCTCGCGCCCGCCTGGACGTGTTCGAGCGCCAAGGCGGAGCGGCTCCTGGGTTTTCGCGCCACGAGGGACCCGGCCGACACCATCCGCCGCAGCGCCCTCTGGTACAGGCAGCACGGCTGGCTGTGA